In the genome of Pseudoglutamicibacter cumminsii, one region contains:
- a CDS encoding TetR/AcrR family transcriptional regulator, which translates to MTSTPATNPRSEASGTTGARRGRPGYDTATVLSICVDMFTKHGYDATSMGMLAERLGISKSAIYHHVPSKLDILRQALDAALDPLEEAFRYHIANPEPTALATLRALMSETIEVLVERRPYVLLLLRLRGNSEVEVAAMQRRRKLDRLTASIVEQAIEEGSIRGDLNPGNVARYMFGTINSLVEWLRVDDSMSTESAKRGVLSLLFEGLETSR; encoded by the coding sequence ATGACGAGCACACCCGCCACCAACCCGCGCTCCGAAGCGAGCGGGACCACTGGCGCGCGCCGTGGACGCCCCGGCTACGACACCGCGACCGTGCTCAGCATCTGCGTGGACATGTTCACCAAGCACGGCTACGACGCGACCAGCATGGGGATGCTCGCCGAACGGCTCGGCATCTCTAAGTCCGCGATCTACCACCACGTGCCGTCCAAACTCGACATCCTGCGCCAAGCCCTCGACGCCGCGCTCGACCCGCTCGAAGAAGCGTTCCGTTACCACATCGCCAACCCTGAGCCCACGGCGCTGGCGACACTGCGCGCGCTCATGTCGGAAACCATCGAAGTGCTCGTGGAACGCCGCCCCTACGTCCTGTTGTTGCTGCGGCTGCGTGGCAACTCGGAGGTCGAAGTCGCGGCGATGCAGCGCCGACGCAAACTCGACCGGCTCACCGCGAGCATCGTCGAACAAGCGATCGAAGAAGGCAGCATCCGCGGCGATCTCAACCCCGGCAACGTAGCCCGCTACATGTTCGGTACCATCAACTCCCTCGTTGAGTGGCTTCGCGTGGACGATTCGATGTCGACCGAGAGCGCCAAACGCGGCGTGCTCTCGCTGCTCTTCGAGGGTCTCGAAACCTCGCGCTAA
- a CDS encoding S9 family peptidase, with protein sequence MTTNPESSTPLQPSTPQPPVAEKRPVSATHHGHTRTDEYEWLRNSEDPEVIKHLEAENDYADAVTAEQKPLRDAIYEEISARVVQTDVAVPKRSRGWWYYSRTVEGSAYPIHARVKAADTGDLAADWTPPALKPGEPVEGEEILVDGNALAEGHTFFALGGLDVSLDGTKLVYAADFTGDERFTVFVKDLTTGQLLSDRIEGAFYEPVFTPDGQRIVYTVVDETWRPHQLKVHTIGTDASEDTLLYQEDDVQMWLGAETSDDEQDLLIVAGNSEYAETWIWEGMEAGSEPRLLVSREERILNSVTPVTVDGRRQALILHDADAPNGRLDIADLATVTDRSTWRPVIAEHPETKLNELEATSTHIVLSVRAETTPRVRIFPLTALSDEALASGAELEFWEPLIDEAGDAPVAVEASSNSFEAPVIRLQKASDTTPNQAYDADPVKRECRLLHTAPVNNYKPEDYVATREWATARDGEQIPLTVLRRRDVKADGTAPTIVYGYGSYEISNDPSFGYMIPSLLDRGVVFVTAHIRGGGERGRHWYLDGKKLKKENSFNDFVDATRWLVEAGWADPKRIAAFGGSAGGLLMGAVLNQAPELYQAVLAAVPFVDPLTSILDPDLPLSALEWEEWGNPIEDEEVYRYMLGYSPYENITKQDYPLIAARTSLHDTRVLYVEPAKWVQRLREYTTSGKPVLFTCEMHGGHGGASGRYELWKDRAWEYAFMLSAIGIVE encoded by the coding sequence ATGACTACGAATCCTGAATCTTCTACACCGCTGCAGCCTTCAACACCGCAGCCACCGGTAGCTGAGAAACGCCCGGTTTCGGCGACACATCACGGCCACACCCGCACCGATGAGTACGAATGGTTGCGGAACTCGGAAGATCCTGAGGTCATCAAGCACCTCGAGGCCGAGAACGATTACGCCGACGCCGTGACCGCTGAGCAGAAGCCGTTGCGGGACGCGATCTACGAAGAGATCTCTGCGCGCGTCGTACAGACGGACGTTGCGGTCCCTAAGCGTTCGCGCGGCTGGTGGTACTACTCCCGCACAGTCGAGGGTTCGGCATACCCGATCCACGCACGCGTCAAGGCCGCCGACACCGGCGATCTCGCCGCCGACTGGACACCACCGGCACTCAAGCCAGGCGAGCCAGTCGAGGGCGAAGAGATCCTCGTGGATGGCAACGCTCTGGCCGAGGGCCACACGTTCTTTGCGCTCGGCGGCCTCGATGTGTCCCTCGACGGCACCAAGCTCGTCTACGCCGCGGACTTCACGGGCGACGAACGCTTCACTGTGTTCGTTAAGGACCTCACGACAGGGCAGTTGCTTTCCGACCGCATCGAGGGTGCGTTCTATGAGCCTGTTTTCACCCCGGACGGGCAGCGCATCGTCTACACGGTCGTGGATGAGACGTGGCGCCCGCATCAGCTCAAGGTCCACACGATCGGCACGGACGCATCCGAAGACACTCTCTTGTACCAAGAGGATGACGTCCAGATGTGGCTCGGTGCGGAAACGAGCGATGACGAGCAAGATCTATTGATCGTCGCCGGTAACTCCGAATACGCCGAGACCTGGATCTGGGAAGGCATGGAGGCCGGAAGCGAGCCGCGTCTTCTAGTTTCGCGCGAGGAGCGCATCCTCAACAGCGTGACTCCGGTGACGGTCGATGGCCGCCGCCAGGCACTCATTCTGCACGATGCGGACGCTCCGAACGGCCGCCTCGACATCGCGGACCTCGCTACGGTCACGGACCGCTCCACGTGGCGTCCCGTGATTGCTGAGCACCCTGAGACCAAGCTGAATGAGCTTGAGGCAACCAGCACCCACATCGTGCTTTCGGTGCGCGCTGAGACGACCCCGCGCGTCCGCATCTTCCCGCTGACCGCGCTCAGCGATGAAGCTCTCGCCTCCGGTGCTGAGCTGGAGTTCTGGGAGCCGCTGATTGACGAAGCGGGAGACGCCCCGGTTGCGGTCGAAGCCAGCTCGAACAGCTTCGAAGCACCCGTGATCCGCTTGCAGAAGGCTAGCGATACCACCCCGAATCAGGCCTACGATGCGGACCCAGTCAAGCGCGAATGCCGGCTTCTGCACACCGCGCCGGTCAACAACTACAAACCGGAGGACTATGTTGCGACCCGCGAGTGGGCTACCGCCCGCGATGGCGAGCAGATCCCGCTCACGGTGCTGCGGCGTCGTGACGTGAAAGCCGACGGCACGGCCCCGACGATCGTGTACGGGTACGGCTCCTACGAGATCTCGAACGACCCCAGCTTCGGCTACATGATCCCGAGCCTGTTGGACCGCGGCGTCGTATTCGTGACCGCGCATATCCGTGGCGGCGGCGAGCGCGGCCGGCACTGGTACCTCGACGGCAAGAAGCTCAAGAAGGAGAACTCCTTCAACGACTTCGTGGATGCGACGCGCTGGCTCGTCGAGGCCGGATGGGCTGATCCTAAGCGCATCGCAGCATTCGGCGGTTCGGCGGGCGGCCTACTCATGGGTGCCGTGCTGAACCAGGCACCGGAGCTGTACCAAGCAGTGCTGGCGGCGGTTCCGTTCGTTGACCCGCTGACCTCGATCCTCGACCCGGACCTTCCTCTTTCAGCCCTGGAATGGGAGGAATGGGGCAACCCGATCGAGGACGAAGAGGTCTACCGGTACATGCTCGGCTACTCCCCTTACGAGAACATTACGAAGCAGGATTACCCGCTCATCGCCGCCCGCACGTCGCTGCATGACACCCGCGTCCTCTACGTTGAACCAGCTAAGTGGGTTCAGCGTTTGCGCGAGTACACGACCTCCGGCAAGCCAGTGCTGTTCACGTGTGAAATGCACGGCGGGCACGGCGGAGCATCCGGGCGTTACGAGCTGTGGAAGGACCGCGCGTGGGAGTACGCGTTCATGCTCAGCGCGATCGGCATCGTCGAGTAG
- a CDS encoding hotdog fold thioesterase — translation MTETNTELGSRLAEHHKILEFDHCTHWMGIEPIKAEPGYAEIEMTPRKEMLNGFGIVQGGMLFTFADVAFAMACNEPAGSETSYTVAQGVDVNFLKPGLPDLPMRAVARVVNQSGRSGLYDITVTQERADGSTETLIEFRGRSRTINAAPPTVR, via the coding sequence ATGACTGAAACGAACACCGAGCTCGGCTCGCGTCTGGCTGAACACCACAAGATCCTCGAGTTCGATCACTGCACCCACTGGATGGGCATCGAACCGATCAAGGCTGAGCCCGGCTACGCAGAAATCGAGATGACCCCCCGCAAGGAGATGCTCAATGGATTCGGCATCGTCCAGGGCGGAATGCTCTTCACGTTCGCTGATGTCGCGTTCGCGATGGCCTGCAATGAACCAGCCGGCTCCGAAACCAGCTACACGGTCGCGCAGGGCGTCGACGTCAACTTCCTCAAGCCAGGCCTACCCGACCTTCCGATGCGAGCCGTTGCCCGCGTCGTCAACCAATCCGGCCGTTCCGGGCTCTACGACATCACCGTGACCCAAGAACGCGCCGACGGCAGCACCGAAACGCTCATCGAGTTCCGCGGCCGCTCGCGCACCATCAACGCGGCCCCGCCAACCGTGCGCTAA
- a CDS encoding AMP-binding protein has translation MSKIVLSDQGQLDPEEKMSVDQIREIQTERTAKILKYAYENVPLYTKKFDDQGVHPDDFKELSDLAKFPYTTKEDLRITYPFGMFAVPMEQVARIHASSGTTGRATVVGYTKNDLDTWARLGARCFRMAGVRPGMKVHNAYGYGLFTGGLGAHAAIEAAGATVIPMSGGQTDKQITLIEDFKPDAIAATPTYLLTIGDAMQKKGLDPRKTSLRYAILGAEPWTQEMRDELEDMFDLKASDIYGLSEVMGPGVAGENYELQDGSHIWEDHFAPEIIDPFDERRQLADGEEGELVFTTLTKEALPIIRYRTHDLTRLLPGTAREGHRRIGRISGRSDDMIILRGVNLFPSQIEELIFKVEGLSPHFQLEITRPKRMDELTVKVERRDDCTSDRADEAGKELQRLIKIHIGSSCRIDVVEPATLERSMGKLKRIYDLRNK, from the coding sequence ATGTCAAAGATTGTCCTATCCGATCAGGGCCAGCTCGATCCCGAAGAGAAAATGAGCGTGGACCAGATCCGCGAAATCCAGACCGAGCGCACCGCCAAGATCCTCAAGTACGCGTACGAAAACGTTCCGCTGTACACCAAGAAGTTCGACGACCAGGGCGTACACCCTGACGACTTCAAGGAACTCTCCGACCTCGCGAAGTTCCCATACACGACCAAGGAAGACCTGCGCATCACCTACCCATTCGGCATGTTCGCCGTGCCAATGGAGCAGGTCGCCCGCATCCACGCTTCCTCCGGCACCACCGGCCGCGCAACCGTGGTCGGCTACACCAAGAACGACCTCGACACGTGGGCACGCCTCGGCGCGCGCTGCTTCCGCATGGCCGGTGTCCGCCCGGGTATGAAGGTCCACAACGCCTACGGTTACGGCCTGTTCACCGGCGGCCTCGGCGCACACGCCGCGATCGAAGCGGCAGGTGCAACCGTCATTCCGATGTCCGGCGGCCAGACCGACAAGCAGATCACCCTGATCGAAGACTTCAAGCCAGACGCGATCGCAGCGACCCCAACCTACTTGCTGACCATCGGCGATGCGATGCAGAAGAAGGGCCTCGACCCACGCAAGACCTCGCTGCGCTACGCAATCCTCGGCGCCGAGCCATGGACCCAGGAAATGCGCGACGAGCTCGAGGACATGTTCGATCTCAAGGCATCCGACATCTACGGCCTCTCCGAAGTCATGGGCCCAGGCGTTGCCGGCGAAAACTACGAGCTGCAGGACGGCTCCCACATTTGGGAAGACCACTTCGCACCAGAAATCATCGACCCATTCGATGAGCGCCGCCAGCTCGCAGACGGCGAAGAAGGCGAACTCGTCTTCACGACCCTGACTAAGGAAGCTCTCCCGATCATCCGCTACCGCACGCACGACCTCACCCGTCTGCTGCCAGGAACCGCACGCGAAGGCCACCGCCGCATCGGCCGCATCTCCGGCCGCTCCGACGACATGATCATCCTCCGCGGCGTGAACCTGTTCCCATCGCAGATCGAAGAGCTCATCTTCAAGGTTGAAGGCCTCTCGCCGCACTTCCAGCTCGAGATCACCCGTCCAAAGCGTATGGACGAGCTCACCGTCAAGGTCGAACGCCGCGACGACTGCACGAGCGACCGCGCAGATGAGGCAGGCAAGGAACTGCAGCGCCTCATCAAGATCCACATCGGATCTTCGTGCCGCATCGACGTCGTCGAGCCAGCCACCCTGGAGCGTTCGATGGGTAAGCTCAAGCGCATCTACGACCTGCGCAACAAGTAA